One genomic window of Streptomonospora nanhaiensis includes the following:
- a CDS encoding 4-hydroxy-3-methylbut-2-enyl diphosphate reductase encodes MTATNRRRVLLAKPRGYCAGVDRAVVTVEKALEQYGAPIYVRKQIVHNTHVVSTLEKRGAIFVEETDQVPEGAIVVFSAHGVSPMVHEEAKRRRLKTIDATCPLVTKVHKEAKRFAAEDRDIILIGHTGHEEVEGTSGEAPDHIQIVDGPDEVDKVQVRNPDNVSWLSQTTLSVDETNATVDALRKRFPNLLDPPSDDICYATSNRQDAVKAMAPECELVIVVGSDNSSNSVRLVEVALEAGADSAHLIDNASLMDESWLEGVQTVGVTSGASVPDILVQDLLDRLAGYGYGEVTEVETAQESLTFSLPKELRRDLRAEATA; translated from the coding sequence ATGACTGCGACGAACCGCCGCCGTGTCCTACTCGCCAAGCCCCGCGGCTACTGCGCCGGCGTGGATCGCGCCGTCGTCACGGTCGAGAAGGCCCTGGAGCAGTACGGCGCCCCCATCTACGTGCGCAAGCAGATCGTGCACAACACGCACGTCGTATCCACGTTGGAGAAGCGCGGCGCGATCTTCGTCGAGGAGACCGACCAGGTCCCCGAGGGCGCGATCGTGGTGTTCTCCGCGCACGGCGTGTCGCCGATGGTGCACGAGGAGGCCAAGCGCCGGCGGCTCAAGACCATCGACGCCACCTGCCCCCTGGTCACCAAGGTGCACAAGGAGGCCAAGCGCTTCGCCGCCGAGGACCGCGACATCATCCTCATCGGCCACACCGGCCACGAGGAGGTCGAGGGCACCAGCGGCGAGGCCCCCGACCACATCCAGATCGTGGACGGCCCCGACGAGGTCGACAAGGTCCAGGTCCGCAACCCCGACAACGTCTCGTGGCTGTCGCAGACCACCCTGTCGGTCGATGAGACCAACGCCACCGTCGACGCCCTGCGCAAGCGGTTCCCCAACCTGCTCGACCCGCCCAGCGACGACATCTGCTACGCCACCTCCAACCGCCAGGACGCCGTGAAGGCCATGGCGCCCGAGTGCGAGCTGGTCATCGTGGTGGGCTCGGACAACTCCTCCAACTCCGTGCGGCTGGTCGAGGTCGCCCTGGAGGCCGGTGCCGACAGCGCCCACCTCATCGACAACGCCTCGCTCATGGACGAGTCCTGGCTGGAGGGCGTCCAGACCGTGGGCGTCACCAGCGGCGCCTCCGTGCCCGACATCCTGGTGCAGGACCTGCTCGACCGCCTCGCCGGCTACGGCTACGGCGAGGTCACCGAGGTCGAGACCGCCCAGGAAAGCCTGACCTTCTCGCTGCCCAAGGAGCTGCGCCGCGACCTCCGGGCCGAGGCCACCGCCTGA
- a CDS encoding exodeoxyribonuclease VII small subunit, producing the protein MDGDTPEPELSYEQARDELDSVVRRLEAGGLTLKESLALWERGERLAVTCEQWLEGARAKLAVAMERNTADSARDPDTPF; encoded by the coding sequence ATGGACGGCGACACGCCCGAACCCGAGCTGAGCTACGAGCAGGCCCGCGACGAACTCGACTCCGTCGTGCGGCGGCTGGAGGCGGGCGGACTGACCCTGAAGGAGTCGCTGGCCCTGTGGGAGCGCGGCGAGCGGCTCGCCGTCACCTGCGAGCAGTGGCTCGAAGGCGCCCGGGCCAAGCTCGCGGTCGCCATGGAGCGGAACACGGCCGACTCCGCCCGCGACCCCGACACCCCCTTCTAA
- a CDS encoding DUF3352 domain-containing protein has product MSYPDPPNQGQWGAPGGQYQPPPAGPGYAPAPGPPRRAGRLWLVPVAAGLGVVLMATTVWAANTVVRDAFVGPDPATVLPGSAMVFAELNLQPNGGQLADYARFAQRLPDTVRDEIDPEADPAQEVVDGMIESLGVDMTYEADFEPWLGRRFGVALWRPANENAAVDGTGPAVAIALACEDAAAAEAALTELASQTELHYEVRDDFALLTPTPETLADLDHQVDTSGTLADNTTYTGDMDAIGGDPVASAWTDLGALATAMAETESSPYGGYDEFGYPEEPAVPLDAYENVSGRMAMGVTIRSGYVELRGDAFEVSADGISMADYDIPDPGLDHMGNLPDDTVFAMGGTGLDSLVAQGYEDAPDDFAEFESAMSDLGLTMPEGMTSLLGTRTALGFTDLGGSVDDFFGGTSSAPSFQYRAEGADSAALEEAVTQLWSGSYDAPPGVNDDGSAVVVTSGSTGTGRLGEDPLYQQAMEGTEDAHMGVYVDLEPLMAEAGEHAPEQWGVLGGSVGFTQESMSMRARWAPNGGQ; this is encoded by the coding sequence ATGTCCTACCCTGATCCCCCCAACCAGGGCCAGTGGGGAGCCCCGGGCGGCCAGTACCAGCCGCCCCCCGCGGGTCCGGGTTACGCACCGGCGCCCGGCCCCCCGCGCCGCGCCGGCCGCCTCTGGCTCGTCCCGGTCGCCGCCGGGCTGGGCGTGGTGCTCATGGCCACCACCGTGTGGGCGGCCAACACCGTCGTACGCGACGCCTTCGTCGGCCCCGACCCCGCCACCGTGCTGCCCGGGTCGGCCATGGTGTTCGCCGAGCTGAACCTCCAGCCCAACGGCGGCCAGCTCGCCGACTACGCGCGGTTCGCCCAGCGCCTGCCCGACACCGTGCGCGACGAGATCGACCCCGAGGCCGACCCCGCCCAGGAGGTCGTCGACGGCATGATCGAGAGCCTGGGCGTCGACATGACCTACGAGGCCGACTTCGAGCCCTGGCTCGGCCGGCGGTTCGGCGTGGCCCTGTGGCGGCCCGCCAACGAGAACGCCGCCGTCGACGGCACCGGCCCCGCCGTGGCGATCGCCCTGGCCTGCGAGGACGCCGCCGCCGCCGAGGCCGCGCTGACCGAGCTGGCCTCCCAGACCGAGCTGCACTACGAGGTCCGCGACGACTTCGCGCTGCTCACCCCCACCCCCGAGACCCTCGCCGACCTGGACCACCAGGTCGACACCTCGGGCACGCTCGCCGACAACACCACCTACACCGGCGACATGGACGCCATCGGCGGCGACCCCGTCGCCTCGGCCTGGACCGACCTCGGCGCGCTGGCCACGGCCATGGCCGAGACCGAGTCCTCCCCCTACGGCGGCTACGACGAGTTCGGCTACCCCGAGGAGCCCGCCGTGCCGCTGGACGCCTACGAGAACGTCAGCGGGCGCATGGCCATGGGGGTGACCATCCGCAGCGGCTACGTCGAGCTGCGCGGCGACGCCTTCGAGGTGTCGGCCGACGGGATCTCCATGGCCGACTACGACATCCCCGACCCCGGCCTGGACCACATGGGCAACCTCCCCGACGACACCGTGTTCGCCATGGGCGGCACCGGCCTGGACTCCCTGGTGGCCCAGGGCTACGAGGACGCCCCCGACGACTTCGCCGAGTTCGAGTCCGCCATGTCCGACCTCGGCCTGACCATGCCCGAGGGCATGACCAGCCTGCTGGGCACCCGGACCGCGCTCGGGTTCACCGACCTCGGCGGGTCGGTCGACGACTTCTTCGGCGGCACCAGCTCGGCGCCGTCGTTCCAGTACCGCGCCGAGGGCGCCGACTCCGCCGCGCTGGAGGAGGCCGTAACCCAGCTGTGGTCGGGCTCCTACGACGCCCCGCCGGGGGTCAACGACGACGGCTCTGCCGTGGTCGTGACCTCGGGTTCCACCGGCACCGGCCGCCTGGGCGAGGACCCGCTGTACCAGCAGGCCATGGAGGGCACCGAGGACGCCCACATGGGGGTGTACGTCGACCTGGAGCCGCTGATGGCCGAGGCCGGCGAGCACGCGCCCGAGCAGTGGGGCGTGCTGGGCGGATCGGTGGGGTTCACCCAGGAGTCGATGTCGATGCGGGCCCGCTGGGCCCCCAACGGCGGGCAGTGA
- the xseA gene encoding exodeoxyribonuclease VII large subunit: MGMESSAESPQPVRVVMQAVGGWIGRLGKIWVEGQVAEMNRRGGTVFMTLRDPVANVSARVVCPARVLEAVAPVPEAGARVVVHAKPDFYVARGTFSLLALEVRHVGLGELLARLEQLRATLAAEGLFSEARKRPLPFLPGTVGLICGRQSAAERDVLENGRRRWPAVRFEVREVAVQGDRAVGEVMNALKELDAHPDVDVIIIARGGGSLEDLLPFSDEALVRAVSATRTPVVSAIGHEQDSPLLDLVADVRASTPTDAAKKTVPDVGEQLQLIRQLRDRGRRVLRGGIDRERAWLAGMRSRPVLASPLREIDRLTEQVTGLRDRARRCMGAALDRAGDNLTHTRARLHALSPATTLARGYAIVQRADGAVVRSAGDVAEGDPLRVRFTEDSIRVTVDAVGLPGAPAGGPPDGGPASAGADSDRAASDDRATPDRPTPDGPAAGGPAPEAS; this comes from the coding sequence ATGGGTATGGAGAGCTCCGCCGAGTCGCCGCAGCCTGTGCGGGTGGTGATGCAGGCTGTCGGGGGGTGGATCGGGCGGCTGGGGAAGATCTGGGTTGAGGGCCAGGTCGCCGAGATGAACCGGCGGGGTGGGACCGTCTTCATGACCCTGCGCGATCCCGTGGCCAACGTGTCGGCGCGGGTGGTGTGCCCGGCGCGGGTGCTGGAGGCCGTCGCGCCCGTGCCCGAGGCCGGGGCGCGGGTGGTCGTGCACGCCAAGCCGGACTTCTACGTGGCGCGCGGGACCTTCTCGCTGCTGGCGCTGGAGGTCCGCCACGTCGGGCTGGGGGAGTTGCTGGCGCGGCTGGAGCAGCTGCGTGCCACGCTCGCCGCCGAAGGGCTGTTCTCCGAGGCGCGCAAGCGGCCGCTGCCGTTCCTGCCGGGCACCGTCGGTCTCATCTGCGGGCGGCAGTCCGCCGCGGAGCGCGACGTGCTGGAGAACGGGCGGCGGCGGTGGCCGGCGGTGCGGTTCGAGGTGCGCGAGGTCGCGGTCCAGGGCGACCGCGCCGTGGGCGAGGTCATGAACGCCCTCAAGGAGCTGGACGCCCACCCCGACGTCGACGTCATCATCATCGCCCGGGGCGGCGGGTCGCTGGAGGACCTGCTGCCGTTCTCCGACGAAGCACTCGTGCGCGCGGTGTCCGCCACGCGGACACCCGTGGTCAGCGCCATCGGCCACGAGCAGGACAGCCCGCTGCTCGACCTGGTCGCCGACGTCCGCGCCTCCACGCCCACCGACGCCGCCAAGAAGACCGTGCCCGACGTTGGCGAGCAGCTCCAGCTCATCCGCCAGCTGCGCGACCGCGGCCGGCGGGTGCTGCGCGGCGGGATCGACCGCGAGCGGGCGTGGCTTGCGGGCATGCGCTCGCGCCCCGTCCTGGCCAGCCCGCTACGCGAGATCGACCGCCTCACCGAGCAGGTCACCGGCCTGCGCGACCGCGCGCGGCGGTGCATGGGCGCCGCCCTGGACCGCGCGGGCGACAACCTCACCCACACCCGCGCCCGCCTGCACGCGCTCTCGCCCGCCACCACGCTCGCGCGCGGCTACGCCATCGTGCAGCGGGCCGACGGGGCGGTCGTGCGCTCGGCCGGCGACGTCGCCGAGGGCGACCCGCTGCGGGTGCGGTTCACCGAGGACAGCATCCGGGTCACGGTCGACGCCGTGGGCCTCCCCGGCGCTCCGGCCGGTGGGCCGCCGGACGGCGGTCCCGCATCCGCCGGGGCCGACTCCGACCGGGCCGCCTCCGACGACCGTGCGACCCCCGACCGTCCGACCCCCGACGGGCCCGCCGCCGGCGGTCCCGCGCCGGAGGCCTCGTGA
- a CDS encoding patatin-like phospholipase family protein has protein sequence MSRTSRKSRILVLGGGGVTGIAWELGILAGLRDAGVDLTDADTVVGTSAGSVVGTQITSGTPLETLYARQLRSAEGEVTAKLPLSMLARWIWALTTERDLRRARARIGRLGHAHSVSSLEERRRTISARLPTTEWPDADLWITAVDAHTGERRVFDRGSGVPLVDAVMASCAVPGVWPPALVNGRPHIDGGLHSSCNADLAAGYERVVVLSPTTRTAGPLPSAADDLARIDARTTLITPDDPAQSQMGRNPLDPAFRAAAARAGRAQAPAIAKSVAETWTGD, from the coding sequence ATGAGCCGGACGAGCCGGAAGAGCCGAATACTGGTGCTGGGCGGCGGCGGTGTCACCGGGATCGCCTGGGAACTGGGAATCCTCGCCGGGCTGCGCGACGCCGGCGTGGACCTCACCGACGCCGACACCGTGGTGGGCACGTCGGCCGGGTCGGTGGTCGGCACCCAGATCACCTCGGGCACCCCCCTGGAGACCCTCTACGCCCGGCAACTGCGCTCGGCCGAGGGCGAGGTCACGGCCAAGCTCCCCCTGTCCATGCTGGCCCGCTGGATCTGGGCCCTGACCACCGAGCGCGACCTCCGCCGCGCCCGCGCCCGGATCGGCCGCCTCGGGCATGCCCACTCGGTCAGCTCCCTGGAGGAGCGCCGCAGGACCATCTCCGCGCGCCTGCCGACCACCGAGTGGCCCGACGCCGACCTGTGGATCACCGCCGTGGACGCTCACACCGGCGAGCGCCGCGTCTTCGACCGCGGCTCGGGGGTTCCCCTCGTCGACGCGGTGATGGCCAGCTGCGCGGTCCCGGGGGTGTGGCCCCCGGCCCTGGTCAACGGCCGCCCCCACATCGACGGCGGCCTGCACTCGTCGTGCAACGCCGACCTCGCCGCCGGCTACGAGCGCGTGGTGGTCCTGTCCCCCACGACGCGCACCGCCGGCCCTCTCCCCAGCGCCGCCGACGACCTCGCCCGCATCGACGCCCGCACCACCCTGATCACCCCCGACGACCCGGCCCAGTCCCAGATGGGCCGCAACCCCCTCGACCCGGCCTTCCGAGCCGCCGCCGCCCGAGCCGGCCGAGCCCAGGCCCCCGCCATCGCCAAGTCCGTCGCCGAAACCTGGACCGGGGACTGA
- the glpX gene encoding class II fructose-bisphosphatase translates to MTDSTVAPGSPDAPDRNLALELVRVTEAAALAAARWVGRGDKNGADGVAVRGMRHMISTVSMNGTVVIGEGEKDNAPMLFNGERVGDGSGPDCDVAVDPIDGTRLTAMGMPNAISVLAVAPRDSMFDPSAVFYMEKLATGPEAADVVDITAPIADNIRAVARAKGATPQDVTVVILDRPRHEDIVRQVREAGARIKFITDGDVAGAIMAARPNTGVDLLLGIGGTPEGIISACAMKCLGGVIQGRLWPTDDAERRRALDAGHDLDRVLTTDDLVSSEDVFFAATGITDGELVGGVRYMSGGAVTDSLVMRGRSGTVRQIRSEHRLAKLSGYSGIDFGAIAAAQ, encoded by the coding sequence ATGACCGATTCCACCGTCGCCCCGGGCTCCCCCGACGCGCCCGACCGCAACCTGGCGCTGGAACTCGTCCGGGTCACCGAGGCCGCCGCGCTGGCAGCGGCGCGCTGGGTGGGGCGCGGCGACAAGAACGGCGCCGACGGCGTGGCCGTGCGCGGGATGCGGCACATGATCAGCACGGTGTCGATGAACGGCACCGTGGTGATCGGCGAGGGCGAGAAGGACAACGCGCCGATGCTGTTCAACGGCGAGCGCGTGGGCGACGGGTCCGGCCCCGACTGCGACGTCGCCGTCGACCCCATCGACGGCACCCGCCTGACCGCCATGGGCATGCCCAACGCCATCTCCGTGCTGGCCGTGGCGCCCCGCGACTCCATGTTCGACCCCTCCGCGGTGTTCTACATGGAGAAGCTGGCCACCGGGCCGGAGGCCGCCGACGTCGTGGACATCACCGCGCCGATCGCCGACAACATCCGCGCCGTCGCCCGCGCCAAGGGCGCCACGCCCCAGGACGTCACCGTCGTCATCCTGGACCGCCCGCGCCACGAGGACATCGTGCGCCAGGTGCGCGAGGCCGGGGCGCGCATCAAGTTCATCACCGACGGCGACGTCGCCGGCGCCATCATGGCGGCCCGCCCCAACACCGGCGTGGACCTGCTGCTGGGCATCGGCGGCACCCCCGAGGGCATCATCTCCGCGTGCGCCATGAAGTGCCTGGGCGGCGTGATCCAAGGCCGGTTGTGGCCAACCGACGACGCCGAGCGGCGCAGGGCCCTGGACGCCGGGCACGACCTGGACCGCGTGCTGACCACCGACGACCTGGTGTCCTCGGAGGACGTGTTCTTCGCCGCGACCGGGATCACCGACGGCGAACTGGTGGGCGGTGTGCGCTACATGTCCGGCGGCGCGGTCACGGACTCCCTGGTCATGCGGGGCCGCAGCGGCACCGTGCGGCAGATCCGCAGCGAGCACCGCCTGGCCAAGCTCTCCGGCTACAGCGGGATCGACTTCGGCGCCATCGCCGCGGCCCAGTAG
- a CDS encoding DUF6879 family protein, with amino-acid sequence MSGPPPEAQVTWPEAERMFDEFEHTAFRLETLQNYAVEYEDELFARFLTAEREGLPAPLSDDDWQQEVRDGTAAGRSYSRVHVVIEPLTDYVRFECASGYRSNIAAGEDVRILPARDGRWPAGIPRMDYWLFDSRRLLVMDYAESGALTSMRLVTDSKAVESANAWRDRALDLSLPFAEYAKRFDEYMRPL; translated from the coding sequence GTGAGCGGACCGCCCCCGGAGGCCCAGGTCACCTGGCCGGAGGCCGAGCGGATGTTCGACGAATTCGAGCACACGGCGTTTCGCCTGGAAACGCTGCAGAACTACGCCGTCGAGTACGAGGACGAACTGTTCGCGCGGTTCCTCACCGCGGAGAGGGAGGGCCTTCCCGCTCCCCTCAGCGACGACGACTGGCAGCAGGAGGTGCGGGACGGGACCGCGGCGGGACGGTCCTACAGTCGCGTCCACGTCGTGATCGAACCGCTGACCGACTATGTGCGGTTCGAATGCGCCTCCGGTTACCGGAGCAACATCGCCGCCGGTGAGGACGTCCGCATCCTCCCGGCGCGCGACGGCCGGTGGCCCGCGGGAATACCGCGCATGGACTACTGGCTGTTCGACTCCCGGCGGCTTCTGGTAATGGACTACGCGGAAAGCGGCGCGCTCACGTCCATGAGACTGGTCACCGATTCAAAGGCGGTGGAGTCCGCGAATGCCTGGCGCGATCGGGCCCTTGATCTGTCCCTGCCGTTCGCGGAGTACGCCAAGAGGTTCGACGAGTACATGCGTCCGCTGTGA
- a CDS encoding LysR family transcriptional regulator, giving the protein MADPVSPAPRPGLDLSPAPPVDLDLRLVRYFTVVAEHRHFGRAAAALRVNQPSLSRQVRRLEQQLGARLLDRDPRGTRLTDAGEAFLPRAKALLRSAGRAAAVARAAAEPHRITIGVAKGIIATPAARELRRRHPDSVVRILHLNWNEQRSALLDHRVDAAVARLPFRTEGLHVTVLYAEPRVLVVPVDHRLAGRESVTVEDIAEEPLPRVPDADPAWDAFWRLDPRPDGSRAPDGPVIDDIEDKIEVIAAGEAVAIMAGVRTGGLRPDVVAVPLLGVEPSHVVLATRADDRGPLVAAFRAAAREHLAAPPPVRAAAPARQED; this is encoded by the coding sequence ATGGCGGACCCCGTTTCCCCGGCTCCCCGGCCCGGCCTCGATCTCTCCCCGGCCCCACCGGTCGACCTCGACCTGCGGCTGGTGCGGTACTTCACGGTGGTGGCCGAGCACCGGCACTTCGGCCGCGCCGCGGCCGCGCTGCGCGTCAACCAGCCGTCGCTGAGCCGGCAGGTCCGCCGCCTGGAGCAGCAGTTGGGCGCCCGCCTGCTCGACCGCGACCCGCGCGGCACGCGGCTCACCGACGCCGGCGAGGCGTTCCTGCCCCGCGCCAAGGCGCTGCTGCGCTCGGCCGGGCGGGCCGCGGCCGTGGCGCGGGCCGCCGCCGAGCCGCACCGGATCACCATCGGGGTCGCCAAGGGGATCATCGCCACCCCGGCGGCGCGCGAACTGCGGCGCCGGCACCCCGACTCCGTGGTCCGCATCCTCCACCTGAACTGGAACGAGCAGCGGTCGGCGCTGCTGGACCACCGCGTGGACGCGGCCGTGGCCCGGCTGCCGTTCCGCACCGAGGGGCTGCACGTCACGGTGCTCTACGCGGAGCCCCGGGTGCTCGTGGTGCCCGTGGACCACCGGCTCGCGGGGCGGGAGTCGGTGACGGTCGAGGACATCGCCGAGGAGCCCCTGCCCCGGGTGCCCGACGCCGATCCGGCGTGGGACGCGTTCTGGCGCCTCGACCCCCGGCCGGACGGCAGCCGCGCGCCCGACGGTCCGGTCATCGACGACATCGAGGACAAGATCGAGGTGATCGCGGCGGGCGAGGCCGTGGCGATCATGGCGGGGGTGCGCACGGGGGGCCTGCGCCCCGACGTCGTCGCCGTGCCGCTGCTGGGGGTGGAGCCCAGCCACGTGGTACTGGCGACGCGCGCCGACGACCGCGGCCCCCTGGTCGCGGCGTTCCGTGCGGCCGCCCGGGAGCACCTGGCCGCACCGCCGCCCGTGCGCGCGGCGGCCCCGGCGCGGCAGGAGGACTGA
- a CDS encoding ATP-binding protein: protein MTDGGSGSGDETAPEPATGNHHRGSARHVVQAGAVHGDVYLTSGAAESAIIPRQLPLAPARFVNRRADLALLDALLPGAGGAGGAASPSSLNVVVITGPPGVGKTALALHWAHRVRSLHEDGDLYVNMRGHGIGPRVDTSSALLSLLRAMGVPLDRIPDDLDGRAALYRSRLDRKRVLVAIDDAVSADQVRALLPASAPATVLITSRNRLSGLAVYEGARRMALHALSAEESLELLRAGVGADRVDAEPAAARELVDHCARLPLALRVLSERVMDRPGYSLGEVAAELRAEDERLDALGTADDELSGVRAVFSTSYSALPPDCARLFRSLGAHPDAEFSGEACAAAVGLDPKAAVRVLDVLVARNLLQRTTRHRYRLHDLLRVYAVERFRTEEPPRNRGEILKRLAGWYLANVRRALAVCSPNFPSVDVPEPRPAGGLLDFTGTEDALAWFDVERPNIVGIVRAVHDAGLLDLAWRIPVAAYGFFELSRRWEEWRLVNTIGHRAARSMGHRYGEGRNLIGLADAEWLLGDKEEALTHYEAALGAGREAEDPWTEGFALRQIGLLRWELDRSPSGPELLRQAAAVFRAAGERRGEGMALLGLADCAREAGRLDEAAEHCREAMSVFTRLPDSWTVAWARYAMANVLRVSGRHRAAVAEYRAALDVFVGDRDLDTEALARTGLGESYAALGETESARMHLGAALDLLRSVSDPRADSVAAAIARLDGESPKPDPSGAPGRGGGDRDVR, encoded by the coding sequence ATGACCGACGGAGGCAGCGGGTCCGGCGACGAGACCGCGCCGGAGCCCGCGACCGGCAACCACCACCGGGGATCCGCCCGCCACGTGGTGCAGGCGGGAGCCGTGCACGGCGACGTGTATCTCACCTCCGGTGCGGCGGAGTCGGCGATCATCCCGCGGCAGCTCCCCCTGGCCCCCGCGCGGTTCGTGAACCGCAGGGCGGACCTCGCCCTCCTCGACGCCCTGCTGCCGGGGGCAGGGGGCGCCGGTGGGGCCGCATCGCCGTCCTCCCTCAACGTGGTGGTGATCACCGGTCCTCCGGGAGTCGGCAAGACCGCCCTGGCGCTGCACTGGGCGCACCGCGTCCGGTCCCTGCACGAGGACGGGGATCTCTACGTCAACATGCGCGGCCACGGCATCGGCCCCCGCGTGGACACCTCCTCGGCGCTGCTCTCATTGCTGCGTGCGATGGGCGTGCCGCTGGACCGCATCCCCGACGACCTCGACGGCCGCGCCGCCCTCTACCGGTCCCGCCTCGACCGCAAACGTGTGCTGGTCGCCATTGACGACGCGGTGTCGGCGGACCAGGTCCGCGCCCTGCTGCCCGCCTCCGCACCCGCCACCGTCCTGATCACCAGCCGGAACAGACTGTCCGGCCTGGCCGTGTACGAGGGCGCCCGGCGGATGGCGCTGCACGCCCTCTCCGCTGAGGAATCGCTGGAACTGCTGCGCGCCGGCGTCGGCGCCGACCGTGTCGACGCGGAGCCGGCGGCGGCTCGCGAACTCGTCGACCACTGCGCCCGGCTCCCCCTGGCACTGCGCGTGCTGTCCGAGCGCGTCATGGACCGCCCCGGCTACTCCCTTGGCGAGGTCGCGGCCGAACTTCGGGCCGAGGACGAGCGGTTGGACGCGCTCGGCACCGCCGACGACGAACTGAGCGGGGTACGCGCGGTCTTCTCGACCTCCTACTCCGCGCTGCCGCCGGACTGCGCCCGGCTGTTCCGCAGCCTCGGCGCCCATCCCGACGCCGAGTTCAGCGGTGAGGCGTGTGCCGCCGCGGTCGGCCTGGATCCAAAGGCCGCGGTCCGCGTCCTCGACGTCCTCGTCGCCAGGAACCTCCTCCAGCGGACCACCCGCCACCGCTACCGTCTGCACGACCTCCTGCGGGTCTACGCGGTCGAACGCTTCCGCACCGAGGAGCCCCCGCGGAACCGCGGGGAAATCCTGAAGCGGCTGGCGGGCTGGTACCTGGCGAACGTCCGCAGGGCCCTCGCCGTGTGCAGCCCGAATTTCCCGTCGGTCGACGTGCCCGAACCCCGGCCGGCCGGTGGCCTCCTCGACTTCACCGGAACCGAGGACGCGCTCGCGTGGTTCGACGTGGAACGCCCCAACATCGTGGGCATCGTGCGCGCCGTCCACGACGCCGGCCTGCTCGACCTCGCCTGGCGCATCCCCGTCGCCGCTTACGGCTTCTTCGAACTGAGCCGGCGCTGGGAGGAATGGCGCCTGGTCAACACCATCGGCCACCGGGCGGCGCGGTCCATGGGCCACCGCTACGGAGAAGGCCGCAACCTCATCGGACTGGCCGATGCGGAATGGCTCCTCGGAGACAAGGAAGAGGCGCTCACCCACTATGAGGCGGCGCTGGGGGCGGGTCGGGAGGCCGAAGACCCGTGGACCGAGGGGTTCGCCCTTCGCCAGATCGGCCTGCTGCGCTGGGAACTCGACCGCTCCCCCTCGGGACCCGAACTGCTGCGGCAGGCGGCGGCGGTGTTCCGCGCGGCGGGTGAGCGGCGCGGAGAGGGGATGGCCCTGCTGGGACTCGCGGACTGCGCGCGTGAGGCCGGACGCCTTGACGAGGCGGCCGAGCACTGCCGCGAGGCCATGTCCGTCTTCACGCGGCTACCGGACTCCTGGACCGTCGCGTGGGCCCGGTACGCCATGGCGAACGTTCTCCGCGTTTCGGGTCGGCACCGCGCGGCCGTGGCGGAGTACCGGGCGGCGCTCGACGTCTTCGTCGGCGACCGGGACCTCGACACCGAGGCCTTGGCACGCACCGGCCTCGGCGAGTCCTACGCGGCTCTCGGCGAGACGGAGAGTGCCCGCATGCACCTGGGCGCCGCCCTGGACCTGCTGCGGTCCGTCAGCGACCCGCGTGCCGACTCGGTCGCGGCCGCGATCGCGCGCCTGGACGGAGAATCGCCGAAACCCGACCCGAGTGGTGCACCAGGCCGGGGCGGCGGTGACCGCGACGTCCGGTGA
- a CDS encoding TetR/AcrR family transcriptional regulator yields MTVEKVSKPVRTSHRGAATRSALLKAAAHVFRTVGFARAGVSEVVEQAGASVGSLYHHFTGKADLYHALYEEFQQRQQDRTHRAVAEARARGENDPTRLMYTAARAYLEGCIEERETTLLFFSGDGPPGFDSKLRERLRQWTDRNVALFRKADEPVDEALLMVVSGAMLLAVTEVIRRDDTEARRLADDITGLLSRLEPRRPAAEG; encoded by the coding sequence TTGACTGTCGAGAAGGTGTCCAAGCCGGTGCGGACCTCCCACCGGGGCGCGGCCACGCGCAGCGCCCTGCTCAAGGCCGCCGCGCACGTGTTCCGCACGGTGGGGTTCGCCCGCGCGGGCGTGAGCGAGGTCGTGGAGCAGGCCGGGGCGAGCGTCGGCAGCCTCTACCACCACTTCACCGGCAAGGCCGACCTGTACCACGCGCTGTACGAGGAGTTCCAGCAGCGCCAGCAGGACCGCACCCACCGCGCCGTCGCCGAGGCGCGCGCCCGGGGCGAGAACGACCCCACCCGGCTGATGTACACCGCCGCGCGCGCCTACCTCGAGGGGTGCATCGAGGAGCGCGAGACCACGCTGCTGTTCTTCAGCGGCGACGGCCCGCCCGGCTTCGACTCCAAGCTGCGCGAGCGGCTGCGCCAGTGGACCGACCGCAACGTCGCGCTGTTCCGCAAGGCCGACGAGCCCGTTGACGAGGCCCTGCTCATGGTGGTCAGCGGGGCCATGCTGCTGGCGGTCACCGAGGTCATCCGCCGCGACGACACCGAGGCGCGCCGACTGGCCGACGACATCACCGGCCTGCTGTCGCGGCTGGAGCCGCGCCGGCCCGCGGCCGAGGGCTGA